DNA from Oryzisolibacter sp. LB2S:
CGCCGCGCGCGCGCACCTCTTGCATGTTGCTCTTGAGCTTCTCCAGCAGCTCGTCGTTGGGCGCCACCGTGACCACGGGCATGCTGCTCGTGACCAGGGCCAGCGGGCCATGCTTGAGCTCGCCCGCGGGATAGGCCTCGGCATGGATGTAGCTGATCTCCTTGAGCTTGAGCGCGCCCTCCAGCGCCACCGGGTAATGCACGCCGCGGCCCAGGAACAGCGCGTTCTCCTGCTTCGCGAAGTCCTCGGCCCAACTGATGATCTGCGGCTCCAGCGCCAGCACGGCCTGCAGCGCGGCGGGCAGATGGCGCATGGCCTTGAGGTATTGCTCCTCTCGCTCCTCGCTCAGCCGCCCCTTGGACTGCGCCAGCGCCAACGTCAGCAGGAACAGGCCCGCGAGCTGCGTGGTGAAGGCCTTGGTCGACGCCACCCCGATCTCGACGCCGGCGCGCGTCACATAGGTCAGCGCACACTCGCGCACCATGGCGCTCGTGGCCACGTTGCAGATGGTCAGCGTGTGCTTCATGCCCAGGCCTTGCGCGTGGCGCAGCGCGGCCAGCGTGTCCGCCGTCTCGCCGGACTGGCTGATGGTCACCACCAGCGTGCGCGGGTTGGGCACGCTGGTGCGGTAGCGGTATTCGCTCGCCACCTCGACCTGCGTGGGGATGCCGGCAATCGCCTCCAGCCAATACTTGGCCGTGCAGCCGCTGTAGTAGCTCGTGCCGCAGGCCAGGATGAGCACCGAGTCCACCTCCTGAAACACGCGCCAGGCCGCCGTGCCCGGCTGGCCATGCTGACCCGCGCCGTCGAACAGCTCGGGCACGATGCCCTGCATGCCCTCCAGCGTGTCGGCAATGGCGCGCGGCTGCTCGAAGATCTCCTTCTGCATGTAGTGGCGATAAGGCCCGAGCTCGGCCGCGCCGCTGTGGGCGTGCACCGTGCGCACCGGGCGGCTGCCCTCGGGCAGCGGCTGGCCACCCGGCCCGGTGATCCAGTAGCGGCCGAGCTGCAGGTCCACCAGGTCGCCCTCCTCCAGGTAGACGATCTGGTCGGTCACACCAGCCAGCGCCATGGCGTCGCTGGCGAGGAAGTTCTCGCCCTCGCCCACACCCAGCACCAGGGGCGATCCCGCACGCGCGCCCACCACGCGATGCGGCTCGTCCTTGTGGATCACGGCAATGGCAAACGCGCCATGCAGCTGCGCCGTGGCGGCGCGCACGGCCTGGAACAGATCGCCGTCGTACAGGCTGT
Protein-coding regions in this window:
- the glmS gene encoding glutamine--fructose-6-phosphate transaminase (isomerizing) gives rise to the protein MCGIVGAVSTRNIVPILVQGLQRLEYRGYDSCGVAVHEASLGQQPGGGLRRARSTARVAELLAQVTQDDLQGATGIAHTRWATHGAPAVHNAHPHFSHGAGAAPADTARAGRVALVHNGIIENHEELRAQLQARGYVFSSQTDTEVIAHLVDSLYDGDLFQAVRAATAQLHGAFAIAVIHKDEPHRVVGARAGSPLVLGVGEGENFLASDAMALAGVTDQIVYLEEGDLVDLQLGRYWITGPGGQPLPEGSRPVRTVHAHSGAAELGPYRHYMQKEIFEQPRAIADTLEGMQGIVPELFDGAGQHGQPGTAAWRVFQEVDSVLILACGTSYYSGCTAKYWLEAIAGIPTQVEVASEYRYRTSVPNPRTLVVTISQSGETADTLAALRHAQGLGMKHTLTICNVATSAMVRECALTYVTRAGVEIGVASTKAFTTQLAGLFLLTLALAQSKGRLSEEREEQYLKAMRHLPAALQAVLALEPQIISWAEDFAKQENALFLGRGVHYPVALEGALKLKEISYIHAEAYPAGELKHGPLALVTSSMPVVTVAPNDELLEKLKSNMQEVRARGGVLYVLADANTNIESSEGMHVIRMPEHYGALSPLLHVVPLQLLAYHTACARGTDVDKPRNLAKSVTVE